One genomic segment of Paenibacillus sp. FSL H8-0332 includes these proteins:
- a CDS encoding TerD family protein, with the protein MNTEVVKGQKADLTKGNPGLRSITVEIGWKAPSSMDIDASAFLLGAGGKVGSDDDLIFYNNPSTPYITYKDVPGTASGGLKQFEVSLERIPANIVKIAFTLTLYDGENRKQMFGQMSEAECRIVNQATGAQLLRCNLGNQFSVETAVVVGELYRHGEEWKYSAIVAGFSGGLKALCGNYGIEVADEPAPAPKPPEQTPSPGRPPLQVPPPRAESSRPNIVIPPPPTPAPPKQEAAPAPALNLNLKKIELKKKGDSINLKKSASGLGELLINLNWNQKQGGGLFSRNKGGVDLDLACLYELKNGSKGVVQALGNAFGNLQQQPYMMLDGDDRTGSVTSGENLRINGSKVAQIERILVFAFIYKGVTNWSEADGVVTLKQDGGPDIIVNLDEHNNRKGMCAIALIRNVDNETFSIERLVQYFSGHREMDEAYGWGLRWVAGSK; encoded by the coding sequence ATGAATACAGAAGTAGTCAAAGGGCAGAAAGCAGACCTGACCAAAGGGAACCCGGGGCTCCGCAGTATTACGGTTGAGATCGGGTGGAAAGCTCCGTCTTCCATGGATATTGATGCTTCCGCATTCCTGCTTGGAGCGGGCGGTAAAGTGGGCAGTGACGACGATCTGATCTTTTATAATAACCCGTCTACTCCCTATATCACCTATAAGGATGTACCTGGGACGGCTTCGGGCGGATTGAAGCAGTTCGAGGTCTCGCTGGAACGGATTCCGGCAAACATAGTGAAGATTGCCTTCACCCTTACTCTGTATGACGGAGAAAACCGCAAGCAGATGTTCGGACAAATGAGTGAAGCGGAGTGCCGGATCGTGAATCAGGCGACAGGTGCGCAGCTTCTGCGGTGTAACCTTGGAAATCAGTTCTCTGTGGAAACGGCTGTTGTAGTTGGAGAATTATATAGACATGGTGAAGAATGGAAATACAGTGCGATTGTTGCGGGCTTCTCGGGCGGGCTTAAGGCGCTCTGCGGCAACTATGGCATAGAAGTAGCGGACGAGCCTGCACCGGCACCGAAGCCGCCGGAACAGACGCCGTCGCCGGGACGCCCGCCGCTTCAAGTGCCGCCGCCCCGCGCGGAGTCCTCCAGACCGAATATTGTGATTCCTCCACCACCTACACCGGCACCGCCTAAGCAGGAGGCTGCTCCCGCACCGGCGCTGAATCTCAATCTGAAGAAGATTGAGCTGAAGAAGAAGGGCGATTCGATTAACCTGAAGAAATCCGCCTCCGGTCTGGGTGAGCTGTTAATTAACCTGAACTGGAACCAGAAGCAGGGCGGAGGGCTGTTCAGCCGTAACAAGGGCGGGGTGGATCTCGATCTGGCCTGTCTGTATGAGCTGAAGAACGGCAGCAAAGGCGTGGTGCAGGCACTGGGCAATGCGTTCGGTAACCTGCAGCAGCAGCCTTATATGATGCTCGATGGAGATGACCGGACCGGCTCCGTAACATCTGGCGAGAATCTGCGTATAAACGGAAGTAAGGTTGCCCAGATCGAACGGATTCTGGTGTTTGCCTTTATTTACAAAGGAGTTACCAACTGGTCTGAGGCGGATGGAGTGGTTACCCTGAAGCAGGATGGAGGACCGGATATTATCGTTAATCTGGACGAGCATAACAACCGTAAAGGCATGTGCGCCATCGCGCTGATCCGGAATGTGGACAATGAGACCTTCAGTATTGAACGGCTCGTGCAATATTTCAGCGGTCACCGAGAGATGGATGAGGCTTATGGCTGGGGGCTTCGCTGGGTAGCGGGAAGCAAATAA
- a CDS encoding cysteine protease StiP family protein, translated as MKGIDIEAIHNRRISPPVALGSYPASDVTFLLKDLSDVSLERGTAEREEAIQSGVHYSEMLPVEYQPTEQYIELFHETLQLTAKKVALAVAVVSEMIVARRGTANTVLVSLARAGTPIGVLIKRYILEKYGADLPHYSISIIRGKGIDENAVLYMLQQHGRDAELQFIDGWTGKGAIRQVLIEACESMHKKYGITLNDDLAVLADPGHCSGTYGTREDYLIPSACLNSTVSGLMSRTVLRDDLIGAEEFHGAKFYKEWLDSDLSNVFVEAITPYFAEVAAEALAQAAGMLEHPPEITWQGLADIRSIQDTFGIDNINLVKPGVGETTRVLLRRVPWRILVDRLDNPNLRHILLLAEDRGVPVEVYPGLTYSCCGIIKPLKGESE; from the coding sequence ATGAAGGGAATAGATATCGAAGCGATTCACAACAGAAGAATATCCCCTCCGGTTGCGCTGGGCAGCTATCCTGCTTCCGACGTTACCTTTCTGCTCAAGGATCTAAGCGATGTATCCCTGGAGCGGGGAACGGCCGAGCGGGAGGAAGCGATCCAGTCCGGCGTGCATTATTCGGAGATGCTTCCGGTGGAATACCAGCCGACAGAGCAGTATATCGAATTGTTTCATGAGACGCTGCAGCTGACTGCGAAGAAGGTGGCGCTGGCTGTAGCTGTGGTGTCCGAGATGATTGTTGCCCGGCGGGGAACGGCGAATACCGTGCTGGTCTCTCTGGCGAGAGCGGGCACTCCTATCGGGGTATTGATCAAACGTTATATTCTTGAGAAATATGGAGCGGACCTTCCGCATTACAGCATCTCGATAATCCGCGGTAAGGGGATTGATGAGAATGCGGTGCTCTACATGCTGCAGCAGCATGGACGGGATGCCGAGCTGCAATTCATCGATGGCTGGACCGGTAAGGGGGCCATCCGGCAGGTGCTGATAGAGGCCTGTGAGAGTATGCATAAGAAATATGGCATTACGCTAAATGATGATCTGGCGGTACTCGCAGACCCCGGGCACTGCTCGGGAACCTACGGCACCCGGGAGGATTATCTGATTCCAAGCGCCTGCCTGAACTCCACGGTATCCGGTCTGATGAGCCGTACGGTGCTCCGCGATGATCTGATCGGTGCTGAGGAATTCCACGGAGCCAAATTCTACAAGGAATGGCTGGACAGTGATCTGTCCAACGTATTCGTTGAAGCAATTACCCCGTATTTCGCGGAAGTAGCGGCAGAGGCACTAGCACAGGCTGCGGGGATGCTGGAGCATCCGCCGGAGATTACCTGGCAGGGGCTGGCTGATATCCGCAGTATTCAGGATACCTTCGGCATAGATAATATCAATCTGGTGAAGCCCGGAGTGGGTGAGACGACACGTGTGCTGCTGCGCAGAGTGCCCTGGAGAATTCTTGTAGACAGGCTGGATAATCCCAACCTGCGGCATATTCTGCTGCTGGCTGAGGACCGGGGCGTGCCGGTAGAGGTCTATCCCGGGCTGACCTACTCCTGCTGCGGAATCATCAAGCCGCTGAAAGGGGAGAGTGAATGA
- a CDS encoding phosphoribosyltransferase, with the protein MAARINKKRSFLFVSKVLGKHIPVGPYTPLLSGAALALLLYLEMSADTADRVVMDPLMNQAVHGLIHPEYAEEAYHALLAARLALPEPVLFIGFAETATALGHSMYNAFAGGASYIHTTREMIPELESVVTFEEEHSHAVDHLCYALDAGLLSGTEPIVLVDDEITTGNTAINTIRDIQSKFPRREYVVASLLDWRSDANIQAYRELEQELGIRITALSLLQGSIKVEGIPQLQAAADSGAAASTGAELVTTYVFDGLERLPVTSADGQGVINSSPYLKHSGRFGLESADNAQIDAGVSRVARQLRGLREGARTLVMGVGEFMYLPMRIAAEMGEGVLYQSSTRSPIHPERREDYGVHNAAAYPSAGDTEITNFIYNVDPGQYDDIFVLLEREVPWQRIAPMTDILQRLAGNKVHLVVLSSEPHTGGSGL; encoded by the coding sequence ATGGCTGCACGAATCAATAAGAAGCGCTCCTTCCTGTTCGTCAGCAAAGTGCTGGGCAAGCATATTCCCGTAGGACCGTATACCCCGCTGCTCAGCGGAGCGGCACTCGCCTTGCTTCTGTATCTGGAGATGAGCGCGGATACCGCTGACCGGGTGGTTATGGACCCGCTGATGAACCAGGCCGTTCATGGCCTGATCCATCCTGAATATGCGGAAGAAGCTTATCATGCGCTGCTTGCTGCGCGCCTGGCTCTGCCTGAGCCGGTTCTGTTTATCGGATTCGCCGAAACCGCTACCGCCTTGGGCCATAGCATGTATAATGCGTTCGCTGGCGGTGCGTCTTATATTCATACCACGCGTGAGATGATTCCTGAGCTGGAATCGGTGGTCACCTTTGAAGAGGAGCATTCCCACGCCGTAGATCATCTCTGCTATGCCCTGGACGCCGGGTTGTTATCGGGGACAGAGCCGATTGTGCTGGTGGATGACGAGATTACGACCGGTAATACGGCAATTAATACGATCCGGGATATCCAGTCCAAATTCCCGCGCAGGGAGTATGTAGTGGCTTCTCTCTTGGACTGGCGGAGCGATGCCAATATACAAGCTTACCGTGAGCTGGAGCAAGAGCTGGGTATACGGATAACCGCTTTATCCCTGCTTCAGGGAAGCATCAAGGTTGAGGGAATACCGCAGCTGCAAGCCGCAGCTGATAGCGGAGCCGCTGCTTCCACAGGCGCAGAGCTTGTAACCACTTATGTATTCGACGGTTTAGAGCGGCTTCCGGTAACCTCGGCGGATGGGCAGGGCGTTATCAATTCATCGCCTTATCTGAAGCACAGCGGCCGCTTCGGGCTGGAGTCTGCGGATAATGCGCAAATAGATGCAGGTGTAAGCCGTGTGGCCAGGCAGCTCCGGGGACTGCGCGAAGGTGCCCGTACGCTGGTGATGGGCGTAGGCGAGTTCATGTATCTGCCGATGCGGATCGCCGCAGAGATGGGGGAAGGCGTGTTGTACCAGTCCTCGACCCGCAGTCCGATCCATCCCGAGCGGCGTGAGGATTACGGCGTGCATAACGCCGCTGCCTATCCGTCCGCAGGCGATACGGAGATCACGAATTTCATCTATAATGTGGACCCCGGCCAGTATGACGATATCTTCGTCCTGCTGGAGCGGGAGGTACCCTGGCAGCGGATTGCGCCGATGACGGATATTTTACAGAGGCTGGCGGGCAATAAGGTACATCTTGTTGTGCTCAGCTCAGAACCACATACGGGAGGCTCAGGGCTATGA
- a CDS encoding TerC family protein, which produces MDWFSDFFRSIGENYGHFFSWSDIAGTLSDPVSWGIIGSLILLEGLLSADNALVLAVMVKHLPKEQQRKALFYGIIGAYVFRFLAIGLGTYLVKFTLVKVLGALYLFYIAYKGLYKGSSGEEGEIKNKGASFWKTVLLVELMDIAFSIDSVVAAFGLSSEVWVLFLGGILGVLMMRGVAQVFLKLIARYPELEQTAFLLIALIAGKMLAGAFGYELPHVIFFGILIAVFAGTILYSASKRKKEENRKA; this is translated from the coding sequence ATGGACTGGTTCAGTGATTTTTTTAGGAGTATCGGTGAGAATTACGGGCATTTCTTCTCATGGAGTGATATTGCAGGAACGCTCTCCGACCCTGTCAGCTGGGGGATAATCGGAAGCCTGATTCTGCTGGAGGGTCTGCTGTCGGCTGATAACGCGCTTGTACTGGCGGTAATGGTTAAGCATCTGCCGAAGGAGCAGCAGCGTAAGGCGTTGTTCTACGGTATTATCGGTGCTTACGTATTCAGATTCCTGGCCATTGGTCTGGGGACCTATCTCGTCAAGTTCACGCTGGTTAAGGTGCTTGGAGCCTTGTATCTCTTCTACATTGCCTACAAAGGGTTGTACAAGGGCAGCAGCGGAGAAGAGGGAGAGATTAAGAATAAAGGCGCCTCATTCTGGAAGACGGTACTCCTGGTTGAATTAATGGATATTGCCTTCAGTATTGACAGCGTGGTAGCTGCATTCGGTCTTAGCAGTGAAGTATGGGTACTCTTCCTGGGCGGTATCCTCGGCGTACTGATGATGCGCGGAGTGGCACAGGTGTTCCTCAAACTGATTGCCAGATATCCTGAACTGGAACAGACGGCATTCCTGCTCATTGCACTTATTGCCGGTAAAATGCTTGCCGGAGCCTTCGGCTATGAATTGCCGCATGTCATTTTCTTTGGGATTCTGATTGCGGTGTTTGCGGGTACTATTCTATACAGCGCAAGCAAACGCAAAAAAGAGGAAAACCGCAAAGCCTGA
- a CDS encoding formate/nitrite transporter family protein has translation MENEALLQVEKLALKKQKIFRQSVFRYIARAMLASMFIGFGVIVAFKTGNFFYMEQSPMTYPMAAITFGAAIILISYGGGDLFTGDTFYYTYAALRRKLAWTEVVRMWVVSYLGNILGAAAFALLIFLTGLFYDSSVNGFLLDVVAHKMEAPAMQLFFRAILCNWLVCLAFFVPMSMKNDGAKMFAMVLFVFCFFISGYEHSIANMCTFAIALVLDHPGTISWGGVVHNLVPVTLGNLIGGGVLMGVMYYYVNKPFLEDESH, from the coding sequence ATGGAGAACGAGGCACTGCTGCAGGTAGAGAAGCTTGCACTTAAGAAACAGAAGATCTTCCGGCAAAGCGTATTCCGGTACATTGCCAGGGCTATGCTCGCCAGCATGTTTATCGGCTTCGGCGTGATCGTAGCCTTTAAGACCGGCAACTTCTTCTATATGGAACAATCGCCGATGACCTATCCGATGGCTGCGATTACGTTCGGCGCAGCCATCATCCTGATTTCATACGGCGGGGGCGATTTGTTCACCGGGGATACTTTCTATTACACCTATGCGGCACTGAGGCGCAAGCTGGCATGGACCGAGGTTGTGCGGATGTGGGTCGTCAGCTATCTGGGCAACATTCTTGGGGCTGCGGCGTTTGCGCTGCTTATTTTTCTGACCGGATTGTTCTATGATTCCTCTGTCAACGGGTTCCTGCTGGATGTGGTGGCTCATAAGATGGAAGCTCCGGCGATGCAGCTGTTCTTCCGGGCGATTCTCTGTAACTGGCTCGTCTGTCTGGCTTTCTTCGTGCCAATGTCAATGAAGAACGACGGTGCCAAAATGTTCGCCATGGTGCTGTTCGTGTTCTGCTTTTTCATCTCAGGGTACGAGCATAGTATTGCCAACATGTGTACCTTCGCGATTGCCCTCGTCCTGGACCACCCCGGTACGATCTCCTGGGGAGGCGTGGTGCATAATCTCGTCCCGGTCACATTAGGCAATCTTATCGGCGGCGGCGTGCTAATGGGTGTGATGTATTACTATGTGAACAAGCCGTTTCTGGAGGATGAGTCTCACTGA
- a CDS encoding toxic anion resistance protein — MSTQLIELRKEDEQKVVQEASQLIEQVAKTDTVALDSLMDDIGKLGVKTQEKAGQTLKLLDRPVNDLMSGKRVEVPNMIMKLRNECETLQQSKNVSFFGKMLRKSPLKNYVYKYQSVRTNIDAIITGLRDGRDTLEESIVNMRQLKRTSMEEIYNLQTKIAFGNKLKELFEVEIAKPENEFRKAYLERGLRKVMVRIQSMTEMILLYNQAIAATDIINDNNDKLIDSVNNAIDKTSNLITVSAMIAMSLADQENVINAVEATNKTIEDQFKENARLLRTTTEKTTELLSKPSMSLEAVNQAIGDLLSALDTSEQSNRRIIESCQDYTSKMTTINTQLNNRLGLNEGSQPQALKQAESGLSSFLN; from the coding sequence ATGTCCACGCAGTTAATTGAGCTTAGAAAAGAAGATGAGCAGAAGGTAGTCCAGGAGGCTTCCCAGCTAATTGAGCAGGTAGCCAAGACTGACACGGTGGCGCTGGATTCCCTGATGGATGATATCGGGAAGCTTGGGGTGAAGACGCAGGAGAAGGCAGGCCAGACCCTGAAGCTGCTGGACCGCCCCGTTAATGACCTGATGAGCGGCAAGCGGGTGGAAGTGCCCAATATGATTATGAAGCTGCGCAATGAGTGCGAGACCCTTCAGCAGAGCAAGAATGTCAGCTTCTTCGGCAAAATGCTGCGCAAAAGCCCGCTTAAGAATTATGTCTACAAATATCAGTCGGTCCGCACCAACATTGATGCCATTATCACCGGTCTGCGTGACGGCCGGGATACGCTGGAGGAGAGCATCGTCAACATGCGCCAGCTGAAGCGCACCTCCATGGAGGAGATCTATAACCTCCAGACCAAGATCGCCTTCGGCAACAAGCTGAAGGAGCTGTTCGAGGTTGAGATCGCCAAGCCCGAGAATGAATTCCGCAAAGCGTATCTGGAGCGCGGGCTGCGTAAGGTCATGGTGCGGATTCAGTCCATGACCGAGATGATTCTGCTCTACAATCAGGCGATTGCGGCAACGGATATCATCAATGACAATAATGACAAGCTGATTGATTCCGTAAACAACGCGATTGATAAGACCTCCAACCTGATCACCGTCTCGGCGATGATTGCGATGTCCCTGGCTGATCAGGAGAATGTCATCAATGCGGTCGAAGCCACCAACAAGACGATCGAGGACCAGTTCAAGGAGAATGCGCGGCTGCTGCGCACGACGACCGAGAAGACTACGGAGCTGCTCTCCAAGCCATCCATGTCCCTGGAAGCCGTGAATCAGGCCATTGGCGACCTGCTCAGTGCCCTGGATACCTCAGAGCAGTCCAACCGGCGGATCATCGAGAGCTGTCAGGATTATACGTCCAAAATGACCACCATCAACACCCAGCTGAACAACCGGCTCGGGCTGAATGAGGGCTCGCAGCCGCAGGCTTTGAAGCAGGCGGAGAGCGGGCTGAGCAGCTTTTTGAATTAG
- a CDS encoding ATP-grasp domain-containing protein, translating into MKKVNIYFNRWFSVAYHYMNLIRSNEDGIPVQIFATHPDIHHMSLQGADVAGTEPALEGIEYVQFCVDFCRRNEIDIFIPRLHMLDIALHASLFDEIGTKVLVCRDLDLLEMIMDKGKFYESVKTNGIMTIPDYHVVSNAEQFREAYEDLTAKGHKVCFKPTETEGGLGFRIIDNDRSPVEELFGHVTPLISFEEAYRILAEAGSFPNLMVMELLEGYEYSIDCLSDEKGNLLAAVPRRKAGGRLRLMEYIPELAEVARRVAETYRIPFNFNVQMKYSGGVPKLLEINPRMSGGLHISCLSGINFPYLAVKSALGGEVLPAEFEHNVLASHVEQPLIMRINGESVITDSVN; encoded by the coding sequence ATGAAAAAGGTAAATATATATTTCAACCGCTGGTTCTCTGTTGCCTATCACTATATGAATCTCATCCGGAGCAATGAAGACGGGATTCCGGTGCAAATCTTCGCCACCCACCCGGATATCCACCATATGTCGCTGCAAGGCGCCGATGTGGCCGGAACCGAGCCGGCGCTCGAAGGCATTGAATACGTGCAGTTCTGTGTTGATTTTTGCCGCCGGAATGAGATTGATATCTTCATCCCCCGGCTGCATATGCTCGATATTGCGCTGCATGCTTCGCTGTTCGATGAGATCGGGACGAAGGTGCTGGTCTGCCGTGATCTGGATCTGCTTGAGATGATCATGGACAAAGGCAAGTTCTATGAGAGCGTGAAGACCAACGGGATTATGACGATCCCTGATTATCATGTGGTTAGTAATGCAGAACAGTTCAGGGAAGCTTATGAAGATCTCACAGCCAAAGGACACAAGGTCTGCTTCAAGCCTACCGAGACGGAAGGCGGACTCGGATTCCGGATCATTGATAATGACCGCAGTCCCGTGGAGGAGCTGTTCGGGCATGTGACTCCGCTGATCTCCTTCGAGGAGGCTTACCGCATCCTTGCAGAAGCCGGGAGCTTCCCTAACCTGATGGTGATGGAGCTGCTGGAGGGCTATGAATATAGTATTGATTGTCTGTCGGATGAGAAGGGCAATCTGCTGGCCGCCGTCCCCCGCCGGAAGGCGGGCGGCCGTCTGCGGCTGATGGAGTATATTCCAGAGCTTGCGGAGGTTGCCCGCAGGGTGGCTGAGACGTACCGGATTCCGTTCAATTTCAATGTCCAGATGAAGTACAGCGGCGGCGTCCCCAAGCTGCTGGAGATTAACCCGCGGATGTCCGGCGGCCTGCATATCTCCTGTCTGTCCGGAATCAACTTCCCTTATCTGGCTGTCAAAAGCGCGCTCGGCGGCGAGGTTCTGCCTGCGGAGTTCGAGCATAACGTCCTGGCCAGCCATGTTGAGCAGCCGCTGATCATGAGAATAAACGGAGAATCCGTGATTACGGATTCCGTGAATTGA
- a CDS encoding HpcH/HpaI aldolase/citrate lyase family protein — protein MRYFDYLTQEQEASLFHVPPVSFDHTTRKDLLAYAVGAALYMPATRASVAEDIIKLRASGLITVIIDLEDAIGDGEVDYAEESIVRHLAFLSAYAENEPEQRGSLPLLFIRVRNPAQLRDLIFRLGSLITMLTGFVFPKFSVENGTDYFEAIADYNDTRSYSAPVLYGMPILENAPVIYRESRMDTLLGVRDLLGQYREYVLNVRIGATDFSSLFGLRRSPDISIYDLTPIRDCMSDIINVFGRVEEGYVISGPVWEYFASKGHRVLRPQLRETPFEDTYGKHGREMRNSFISSSMDGLIREVILDKENGIVGKTIIHPSHLRPVQAMYTVMHEEYVDALSIVDSNDGSRGVFKSEYYNKMNEIKPHLNWARRILLRSQIYGVLHEQQNFVGLLPENEYTHV, from the coding sequence TTGAGATATTTCGATTACCTCACACAAGAACAGGAAGCCTCATTATTCCATGTTCCGCCGGTTTCATTTGATCACACTACCCGCAAGGATTTACTGGCTTATGCCGTCGGAGCAGCCCTTTATATGCCGGCCACCCGTGCCAGTGTTGCCGAAGATATTATTAAGCTGAGAGCCTCGGGGCTTATCACGGTAATCATAGATTTGGAGGATGCCATCGGGGACGGTGAAGTGGATTATGCTGAAGAGTCCATCGTCAGGCATCTGGCGTTTCTGTCCGCTTATGCGGAGAATGAGCCGGAGCAGCGCGGCAGTCTTCCGCTGCTGTTCATCCGCGTACGTAACCCTGCACAGCTGCGGGATCTGATTTTTCGGCTGGGATCATTAATCACCATGCTGACCGGCTTCGTCTTCCCCAAATTCTCTGTAGAGAACGGTACGGATTATTTCGAGGCCATTGCCGATTATAATGACACACGGAGCTATTCAGCCCCTGTGCTGTATGGGATGCCGATTCTGGAGAATGCACCGGTTATCTACCGGGAGAGCCGGATGGATACTTTGCTGGGGGTCCGCGATCTGCTTGGGCAATACCGCGAGTATGTGCTGAATGTCCGGATTGGAGCGACGGACTTTTCCAGTCTGTTCGGACTCCGCCGCAGCCCGGATATCAGCATCTATGACCTGACACCGATCCGTGACTGCATGTCGGATATTATTAATGTATTTGGCCGGGTGGAGGAAGGCTACGTGATCTCAGGACCCGTGTGGGAGTATTTTGCCAGCAAGGGGCACCGGGTCCTCCGCCCGCAGCTGCGGGAGACGCCCTTCGAGGATACCTACGGCAAGCATGGCCGCGAGATGCGCAACAGCTTCATCTCAAGCTCGATGGACGGGCTGATCCGGGAAGTGATTTTGGACAAGGAGAACGGCATTGTGGGCAAAACCATTATCCACCCTTCCCACCTCAGACCGGTGCAGGCAATGTATACCGTAATGCATGAAGAGTATGTGGATGCCTTAAGTATTGTAGACAGCAATGATGGCAGCCGCGGCGTGTTCAAGAGTGAATACTATAACAAAATGAATGAAATCAAGCCTCATTTGAACTGGGCCAGACGAATCTTACTACGATCTCAAATATACGGGGTGTTACATGAACAACAGAATTTTGTCGGATTACTACCCGAGAACGAGTATACACACGTTTAA
- a CDS encoding HAD family hydrolase → MIYASDLDRTLIYSLSAIGVPEDTPGLVPAEVVDGRTVSYISQQALATLKELAAKIVFMPVTTRTIAQYRRINLFQETVIPDYAITSNGGNILVNGVVDLDWRTAVGRAVERGSAAAEEAESIVRAVVREEWIISRRYCDELFFTFVVHRDSLPLEEIARMAQRLGELGWKVSLQGRKLYIVPEAVNKSDAIIHVRRTVHSEPMVASGDSLLDKSLLAAADYAIAPCHGEIFAEQQAGLVHLEYPFTERPGVFAADEIMQYVHRIYTHLTALGVGPPP, encoded by the coding sequence ATGATCTACGCCAGCGATCTGGACCGTACGCTGATCTACTCTCTTAGCGCGATAGGCGTTCCTGAGGACACCCCCGGTCTGGTTCCGGCAGAGGTTGTTGACGGCAGAACGGTATCGTATATCTCACAGCAGGCTCTGGCTACACTGAAAGAGCTGGCGGCGAAGATTGTTTTCATGCCGGTGACTACACGTACGATTGCCCAGTACCGGCGGATTAACCTGTTCCAGGAGACGGTCATTCCGGATTATGCCATCACCAGCAATGGGGGCAATATTCTTGTGAACGGGGTAGTGGACCTGGATTGGCGGACGGCTGTAGGCAGAGCGGTGGAACGCGGCTCCGCAGCGGCGGAAGAAGCCGAAAGTATCGTGCGTGCTGTGGTCCGGGAAGAATGGATCATTAGCCGGCGGTATTGCGATGAGCTGTTCTTTACGTTCGTGGTTCACCGGGATTCGCTGCCGCTGGAGGAGATTGCCCGGATGGCGCAGCGGCTGGGTGAGCTTGGCTGGAAGGTATCCCTGCAGGGGCGCAAGCTCTACATCGTGCCGGAGGCAGTGAACAAAAGCGATGCCATTATCCATGTCCGCCGCACCGTGCATTCGGAGCCGATGGTCGCCTCTGGCGACTCTCTTCTGGACAAGAGCCTGCTCGCCGCCGCCGACTATGCCATAGCCCCCTGTCACGGAGAAATATTTGCCGAGCAGCAGGCGGGTTTAGTACACTTAGAGTATCCGTTTACTGAGCGGCCGGGGGTGTTTGCCGCGGATGAGATTATGCAGTATGTTCACAGGATTTATACACATTTGACAGCATTGGGAGTTGGACCGCCACCATGA